The following are from one region of the bacterium genome:
- a CDS encoding glycosyltransferase: MRDACLLLFTKPARPGRVKTRLIGNRGDGSQNGLTAEQAADLHRAFLDDLAKRLSDGRFDLVLAWALDEGEVLPESEHPAVRQEGDDLGERLFSALQGAAEKYRLVGAVGSDHPEVPLEEVERGFALLRGGVDVVLGPAVDGGYYFVGQRAASLRPELFSGIEWSTPEVLETTLQRCRDLSLSLMLLREGSDVDTLEDLDRLSRRLEDSMDSLSGECPRTAELFRQWRSA, encoded by the coding sequence GTGCGGGATGCGTGCCTTCTGCTGTTCACGAAACCTGCCCGGCCGGGGCGGGTAAAAACTCGTCTGATTGGGAATCGAGGCGACGGGAGTCAGAACGGGTTGACCGCTGAGCAGGCGGCAGATCTCCACCGGGCCTTTCTCGACGATCTGGCCAAACGGCTGAGCGATGGACGATTCGATCTGGTTCTGGCCTGGGCTTTGGACGAAGGCGAGGTTCTGCCGGAATCCGAGCATCCGGCGGTTCGCCAAGAGGGCGACGATCTGGGGGAACGGTTGTTTTCAGCCTTGCAGGGGGCGGCCGAAAAGTATCGTCTGGTGGGCGCGGTCGGCTCGGACCATCCGGAGGTACCCCTGGAGGAAGTGGAGCGCGGATTCGCGCTCTTGCGTGGGGGCGTGGATGTGGTGCTGGGGCCGGCGGTCGACGGCGGCTACTATTTCGTGGGCCAGCGTGCGGCAAGCCTCAGGCCGGAGTTGTTTTCCGGGATCGAGTGGAGCACGCCCGAGGTGCTGGAGACAACGCTGCAGCGTTGCCGAGATCTGTCTTTGAGCCTGATGCTGCTGCGAGAGGGCTCGGATGTCGACACTCTCGAGGACCTCGATCGCCTGTCGCGGCGGCTCGAGGACTCGATGGACTCGCTATCCGGCGAGTGTCCGCGCACAGCGGAGCTCTTCAGACAGTGGAGAAGCGCATGA
- a CDS encoding SAM-dependent chlorinase/fluorinase, producing the protein MSKPPQPVITLLTDFGTEDYYVGALKGTLLRLAPQALLIDITHQVSPGDIEEGAFLLGASHRHFPPGTIHLAVIDPGVGGHRRILAARGENAHFVAPDNGLLSYLLDGAEVRQVEAAEVFIDAPGETFHGRDRFAPVAAYLARGEPFEALGSPMKNPLQLDHEPPKRREGSLEGRIVHIDRFGNLVTDIPSRWFPDDRVPEFECRLPGLEIRRWATHYAELAPGEAALIPGSLGTLEVSLNQESAAAKSGITRKQTLRISFR; encoded by the coding sequence ATGTCGAAACCGCCGCAACCCGTTATCACGCTGCTCACCGACTTCGGAACCGAGGACTACTACGTGGGAGCTCTCAAGGGCACCCTCCTACGCTTGGCGCCCCAGGCGCTTCTGATCGACATCACCCACCAGGTTTCGCCTGGAGACATTGAGGAGGGGGCCTTTCTCCTCGGCGCCTCTCACCGGCACTTCCCGCCCGGCACCATCCACCTGGCGGTCATCGATCCGGGCGTTGGCGGTCACCGCAGAATCCTCGCGGCTCGTGGCGAGAACGCCCACTTCGTCGCCCCGGACAACGGCTTGCTCTCCTATCTGCTAGACGGCGCGGAGGTGCGCCAGGTCGAGGCCGCCGAAGTCTTCATCGACGCACCGGGCGAGACTTTCCATGGCCGCGATCGGTTCGCGCCGGTCGCCGCGTACCTGGCACGGGGAGAGCCGTTCGAGGCCTTGGGAAGCCCGATGAAGAACCCTCTTCAACTCGACCACGAGCCACCCAAAAGGCGCGAGGGCTCTCTCGAGGGTCGGATCGTGCACATCGATCGCTTCGGCAACTTGGTCACCGACATCCCCAGCCGCTGGTTCCCCGACGATCGGGTCCCCGAGTTCGAATGCCGGCTCCCGGGACTCGAGATTCGCCGCTGGGCGACTCATTATGCCGAGCTCGCGCCCGGAGAGGCCGCCTTGATACCCGGCTCCCTGGGGACACTCGAGGTCTCACTGAATCAGGAGAGTGCCGCCGCCAAGAGCGGTATCACGCGCAAACAGACTCTGAGAATCAGTTTTCGTTAG
- a CDS encoding DUF4177 domain-containing protein codes for MTKWEYKIINIRSENYRLDPNAAPQLNVLGEDGWELVGLTSVNFKSGATDNIAMVFKRPASAA; via the coding sequence ATGACGAAGTGGGAGTACAAGATAATCAACATCCGCAGCGAGAATTACCGACTTGACCCGAACGCGGCACCTCAGCTGAACGTCCTCGGCGAAGACGGTTGGGAGCTGGTCGGACTGACGTCGGTTAATTTCAAGAGCGGCGCCACGGACAACATCGCCATGGTGTTCAAGAGGCCAGCTTCGGCGGCCTAG
- a CDS encoding VWA domain-containing protein, translating into MTTRIKLSLLLPVVLLLGAGPILGQEQAGEEAATDDFFFETVDVNVVNVEVYVTDRKGEPITGLTRNDFEILEDKRPMEITNFYVTEEGRPIIPTRVELPETAAEIPGIERSAMSLIPESQRLYVAVYIDNFNIRPFNRNRVFRDLRQFLSDELTEQDQVMLVSYDRSLKVRHAFTNDAGVISRALFELENLTGHALARDSERRELLQEIDQADELVEVEYRVRQYAEELYNNASFTLSALKEYIGSLAGLEGRKALIYVSDGLEMIQGEDLFNALQRKFLHSSGLSGMMDFNTQREFQRVTQLANSNRVALYTVDAAGLRVSSSVSADSKGLQTPGLGSFVDSIYISNLQSPLIYMAEQTGGQAIINSNRVGPGLAKIGRDFDTYYSLGYAPSHTGDGKYHKITVRLKDQRKGIKLRHREGYRDKDLRGRMADKTTSTLMYGFESNPMAVALHVGKENLREGGNYVVPVAVMVPIGELELVPRERFHQGRVKLFFSAMDDEGRMSDLQEIPLDIQIPTDEVEIAVEKPYVYTVSLEMRGGSHRLAVGVRDEIGATESFVSRTVYVGAG; encoded by the coding sequence ATGACAACCAGAATCAAGCTATCGCTGTTGCTGCCCGTTGTGCTGCTTCTGGGTGCCGGTCCGATTCTGGGACAGGAGCAGGCCGGAGAAGAGGCCGCCACGGACGACTTCTTCTTCGAGACGGTCGACGTCAATGTGGTCAACGTCGAGGTCTACGTGACCGACAGGAAAGGCGAGCCGATCACGGGACTGACAAGGAACGATTTCGAGATTCTCGAAGACAAACGTCCCATGGAGATCACCAATTTCTACGTCACCGAAGAGGGTCGGCCGATCATCCCGACCCGGGTGGAACTGCCGGAAACGGCGGCGGAGATTCCGGGAATCGAACGTTCGGCGATGTCACTGATTCCGGAGAGTCAGAGGCTCTACGTCGCGGTCTATATCGACAACTTCAACATCCGGCCCTTCAACCGCAATCGAGTGTTTCGCGATCTGCGACAGTTTCTCAGTGACGAGCTGACCGAGCAGGATCAGGTCATGCTGGTTTCCTACGATCGCAGCCTGAAGGTGCGCCACGCGTTCACCAACGATGCGGGAGTGATCTCGCGTGCCTTGTTCGAGCTGGAGAATCTGACCGGCCATGCCCTGGCTCGCGACTCCGAGCGGCGCGAGCTGCTGCAGGAGATCGATCAAGCCGATGAGCTGGTTGAGGTCGAGTACCGGGTCAGGCAGTACGCGGAGGAGCTCTACAACAACGCCAGCTTCACCTTGAGCGCGCTCAAGGAGTACATTGGCTCTCTCGCCGGCTTGGAGGGAAGAAAGGCGCTCATCTACGTCAGCGACGGTCTCGAGATGATCCAGGGCGAGGACCTATTCAACGCTCTTCAGCGGAAATTCCTGCACTCTTCCGGTCTTTCGGGCATGATGGACTTCAACACCCAGCGGGAGTTTCAGAGAGTCACCCAGCTGGCGAATTCGAATCGCGTCGCCCTGTACACGGTCGATGCCGCGGGCCTGCGCGTTTCGTCGAGCGTGTCCGCGGATTCGAAAGGGCTCCAGACCCCCGGGTTGGGCTCGTTCGTCGACTCGATCTACATCAGCAACCTGCAGTCGCCACTGATCTACATGGCCGAACAGACCGGCGGACAGGCGATCATCAATTCCAACCGGGTCGGACCCGGGCTGGCAAAGATCGGTCGCGACTTCGACACCTACTATTCGCTAGGGTACGCGCCCAGCCATACCGGCGATGGCAAGTACCACAAGATCACGGTGCGTCTGAAGGACCAGCGGAAGGGCATCAAGCTCCGCCATCGAGAGGGCTATCGCGACAAGGACCTGAGAGGGCGAATGGCCGACAAAACCACTTCGACCCTGATGTACGGTTTCGAGAGCAACCCGATGGCGGTGGCCTTGCACGTCGGCAAGGAGAACCTCCGGGAGGGCGGCAACTACGTTGTGCCGGTGGCGGTGATGGTACCGATCGGCGAGCTGGAGCTGGTGCCTCGGGAGCGCTTCCACCAGGGACGAGTCAAGCTCTTCTTCTCGGCGATGGACGACGAGGGAAGGATGTCCGACCTTCAAGAAATACCGCTCGACATTCAGATACCCACCGACGAGGTCGAGATCGCCGTCGAGAAGCCCTACGTCTACACGGTCTCGCTGGAAATGCGGGGTGGCAGCCACCGGCTCGCAGTCGGAGTGCGAGACGAGATCGGAGCGACGGAGTCGTTCGTTTCCAGAACGGTCTACGTCGGGGCGGGATGA
- a CDS encoding VWA domain-containing protein encodes MRHTTLFLAVFAVLVSGLLASPLAVRAQDDRSTAEPAAQEVAPSPLPGVFGEVLDVRVINLEVVVTDKQETQVLGLGADDFKLMVDGADVPIDYFSEIRGGVALEAPAPGAGEAKGLPGVLSVTPGEAVGTSYLVFIDDFFAIKTDRDAVLRSLKDDLPYLKPEDRMAIVAYDGKDLEMLSSWSGLQRPLERAIDDAMGRRSQGLLRLAERKRYDFLTFDGLEFLSDDLQVGSSIFRTELTPEERTYVELVTEQVNRSVAAASATLRSFAKPPGRKVMIILSGGWPFVPADFLLSDASRILFDRGGPYGNNLYRRLVETANVLGYTLYPVDLPGLDRQITDITRAEFSNVPEPGTVETSGFLREVEVHSTLRYLAKETGGEARINSQRMGALERVSDDVQSYYWLGFTPQRERDDASHEVEIQLRNPDFIARSRGSFLDSSREREVSMAVESTLLFGNAAAAGSVDVEVGTPVDAVKRRMEIPIKVSIPLDQVTILPIGDRFATELELRVAVQDEDGQQAPIPVIPWRLAFAEMPPAGAVGTYETTLLLRRKIHDAVVAVHDPASGRIFATGFGITPVDR; translated from the coding sequence ATGAGACACACGACGCTTTTTCTCGCTGTCTTCGCTGTGCTGGTTTCTGGCCTCCTTGCCTCGCCGCTGGCCGTCCGGGCGCAGGATGACCGTTCGACCGCGGAGCCGGCCGCCCAAGAGGTGGCTCCTTCGCCACTGCCGGGAGTTTTCGGTGAGGTGCTGGATGTCAGGGTGATCAACCTGGAGGTCGTGGTCACCGACAAACAGGAGACACAGGTCCTGGGCTTGGGGGCGGACGACTTCAAGTTGATGGTCGACGGCGCCGACGTCCCGATCGACTATTTCAGTGAGATCCGGGGAGGGGTGGCGCTGGAGGCCCCGGCTCCGGGCGCTGGCGAGGCCAAAGGGCTGCCCGGGGTCCTTTCGGTGACGCCCGGCGAGGCCGTCGGCACGAGCTATCTGGTCTTCATCGACGACTTCTTCGCCATCAAGACCGATCGCGATGCCGTACTGCGGTCGCTCAAGGATGATCTTCCTTACCTCAAGCCGGAAGACCGAATGGCGATCGTCGCCTATGACGGCAAGGATCTCGAGATGCTGAGCAGCTGGAGCGGTCTGCAGCGGCCTCTCGAGCGCGCGATCGATGACGCCATGGGTCGGAGGTCCCAGGGCCTGTTGAGGCTCGCCGAGAGGAAGCGTTACGATTTTCTGACCTTCGACGGGCTCGAGTTCCTCAGCGACGACCTCCAGGTTGGAAGCAGCATATTCAGAACCGAGCTCACCCCCGAGGAGAGGACGTACGTCGAGCTGGTCACCGAGCAGGTCAACCGATCCGTCGCCGCGGCATCGGCGACGCTGCGCAGCTTTGCCAAGCCCCCGGGGCGCAAGGTCATGATTATTCTGTCCGGCGGCTGGCCGTTCGTGCCCGCCGACTTCCTGTTGAGCGACGCCAGCCGGATTCTCTTCGATCGGGGCGGCCCCTATGGCAACAACCTCTACCGGCGTCTGGTGGAGACCGCCAACGTGCTTGGCTACACGCTCTACCCGGTCGATCTTCCGGGTCTGGATCGTCAGATTACCGACATCACGCGAGCCGAGTTCTCCAATGTTCCCGAGCCCGGAACCGTGGAGACCAGCGGTTTCCTGCGCGAAGTCGAGGTGCATTCGACACTGCGCTATCTGGCCAAGGAGACCGGGGGCGAGGCCCGGATCAACTCCCAACGCATGGGAGCTCTGGAGCGGGTCTCGGATGACGTTCAGTCGTACTACTGGCTGGGCTTCACGCCCCAGCGCGAGCGCGACGACGCGTCCCACGAAGTCGAGATCCAGCTCCGCAATCCTGACTTCATTGCCCGCTCGCGCGGCAGCTTTCTGGATTCCTCGCGAGAGCGGGAGGTGTCGATGGCGGTTGAAAGCACGCTTCTTTTCGGCAACGCCGCGGCGGCGGGCTCGGTCGACGTCGAGGTCGGCACTCCGGTCGATGCGGTCAAGCGCCGCATGGAGATACCGATCAAGGTGTCGATCCCGCTTGATCAGGTCACCATTCTGCCGATCGGGGATCGTTTTGCCACCGAGCTCGAGTTGAGGGTTGCCGTACAGGACGAAGATGGCCAGCAGGCCCCGATTCCGGTGATCCCGTGGAGACTCGCCTTCGCCGAGATGCCGCCCGCCGGGGCCGTCGGGACCTACGAAACCACGCTGCTCCTGCGCCGAAAGATCCACGATGCCGTGGTCGCGGTCCACGATCCCGCCAGTGGTAGGATCTTCGCGACCGGTTTCGGGATCACTCCTGTCGACAGGTAG
- a CDS encoding NAD(P)-binding domain-containing protein, translating to MADPAEGRALDLLVVGAGPTGIAIGARARQAGLDVVLVDRGPLAAALVDFPVYMNFFTTRDLMEIAGVPLTTPHDKPSRREALAYYRAVAAQFEIPLALNQEVVRLHKGGDAFEVVSRRSGEGSPERVWRARAVALAQGYFHRPRLLSKPGEEHAWVHCRYLEPYRHFGEHVAIVGGGNSALEAALDLWRNHVRVTVIHRGDSVKDTVKYWLKPDFENRVAEGSIEFRPSSIVRAFEQGGDGSRSLELETPAGVESLAVDAAYVLIGYEPDTGLARQCGVTFAEETLVPTFDRESCESNVEGLYLAGTIQAGRDIGTLFIENSRVHADRIVEHVVSRRKE from the coding sequence ATGGCTGATCCCGCCGAAGGTCGGGCTCTCGACCTTTTGGTCGTCGGCGCCGGGCCGACCGGCATCGCGATCGGTGCTCGAGCGCGCCAGGCTGGCCTTGACGTCGTGCTGGTCGACCGCGGTCCGCTGGCCGCGGCGTTGGTCGACTTCCCGGTGTACATGAACTTCTTCACCACTCGCGACCTGATGGAGATCGCGGGAGTGCCCTTGACGACGCCGCACGACAAGCCAAGCCGGCGGGAGGCTCTGGCCTATTACCGTGCTGTGGCCGCGCAGTTCGAGATCCCCCTGGCGTTGAATCAGGAGGTCGTCCGGTTGCACAAAGGGGGAGACGCCTTCGAGGTCGTCAGCCGGAGGTCGGGCGAGGGGAGTCCGGAGAGAGTCTGGCGTGCCCGCGCCGTGGCTCTGGCTCAGGGATATTTCCACCGGCCGCGCTTGCTCTCGAAACCGGGCGAAGAGCATGCCTGGGTTCATTGTCGCTACCTCGAGCCCTATCGGCACTTCGGCGAGCATGTCGCTATCGTCGGTGGCGGGAACTCGGCGTTGGAAGCGGCTCTGGATCTGTGGCGCAACCACGTGCGGGTCACGGTCATTCACCGCGGTGACTCGGTTAAAGACACAGTCAAGTACTGGCTGAAGCCCGATTTCGAGAATCGGGTCGCCGAGGGCTCGATCGAGTTTCGGCCGAGCTCGATCGTCCGTGCCTTCGAACAGGGCGGCGACGGTTCTCGGTCGCTCGAGCTCGAGACCCCGGCCGGGGTCGAGTCTCTCGCGGTCGACGCGGCCTATGTTCTGATCGGCTACGAGCCCGATACCGGGCTCGCTCGTCAGTGCGGCGTGACGTTCGCCGAGGAGACCCTGGTGCCCACATTCGACCGCGAGTCCTGCGAGTCCAATGTCGAGGGTCTTTACCTGGCCGGTACGATCCAGGCCGGCCGCGACATCGGCACGCTGTTTATCGAGAACTCCCGGGTCCATGCGGATCGCATCGTCGAGCATGTCGTGTCCAGGAGGAAGGAATAG
- the thiD gene encoding bifunctional hydroxymethylpyrimidine kinase/phosphomethylpyrimidine kinase yields MTDPKPQRTPPRVLTIAGSDSGGGAGIQADLKTFCAHGAYGMSVVTAVTAQNTRAVTAVHPIPPELISAQIEAVLSDIGADAIKIGMLADAAIVRAVAEGLRGHVPAAEARIPIVLDPVMVAKSGDALLADDAVAALRDELIPLATVMTPNLPEAEVLAGRSATSLGDRLELAKALAALGPAVVLKGGHAEDGAGCPSREIEDILCDGSTTETFVHPRIQSSSTHGTGCTLSSAIAARLARGDTVRAAVAGAIEYLQGAIATAFDVGKAAPDRHGPVNHLYRWSVDDG; encoded by the coding sequence ATGACCGATCCGAAGCCTCAGCGCACGCCGCCGCGAGTCTTGACCATTGCGGGCTCCGACTCCGGCGGGGGAGCAGGCATCCAGGCCGATCTCAAGACCTTCTGCGCCCACGGGGCGTACGGCATGTCGGTGGTGACCGCGGTGACCGCGCAGAACACTCGCGCGGTGACGGCGGTCCACCCGATTCCACCCGAGCTGATCTCGGCGCAGATCGAGGCGGTGCTTTCCGACATCGGCGCCGATGCCATCAAGATTGGCATGCTGGCCGACGCTGCGATCGTGCGCGCGGTCGCCGAGGGACTCCGTGGACACGTCCCAGCCGCGGAGGCGCGGATACCGATCGTGCTCGACCCGGTGATGGTCGCCAAGAGCGGCGACGCGCTGTTGGCCGACGACGCGGTAGCCGCCCTGCGCGACGAGCTCATCCCCCTGGCGACCGTGATGACGCCCAATCTGCCGGAGGCCGAGGTCTTGGCGGGTCGCTCGGCGACGTCGCTCGGGGACCGTCTCGAGCTCGCCAAGGCCCTTGCCGCGCTCGGCCCGGCGGTGGTCTTGAAGGGAGGGCACGCCGAAGACGGCGCCGGGTGCCCGAGTAGGGAGATCGAGGACATTCTCTGTGACGGATCTACGACGGAGACTTTTGTGCACCCGAGAATCCAGTCGAGTTCGACCCACGGCACGGGTTGTACACTGTCGTCGGCGATTGCGGCGCGTCTGGCCAGGGGAGACACGGTGCGTGCTGCCGTCGCCGGAGCGATCGAGTATCTACAAGGCGCGATCGCGACCGCCTTCGATGTCGGAAAGGCGGCGCCGGACCGCCACGGCCCGGTGAATCATCTCTACCGGTGGAGCGTAGACGATGGCTGA
- a CDS encoding prolipoprotein diacylglyceryl transferase, with translation MIRELFHIGSFSISPFGLMMVLAFLASWAVLRWGLRRLELGDEEDSSALLLAAGIGGIGGAKIYYAILYGDWHLLFDRSGLVWYGALIGGAVAVLWTIRRRKLAAWPVTDVAGPTVAIGYAVGRVGCFLVGDDYGFPTDLPWGVKFPYGLPAPTTAGFMRSEYGAVISDGVTANELIAVHPTQLYETLAGLIICVLGITLIKKRIPVGRVAIISFGLLALERFGVEFLRAKDDRILDGFTVAQVLSVAVILVLGGLWLVLRRRDARLATEAPR, from the coding sequence ATGATTCGCGAGCTCTTCCACATCGGTTCTTTTTCCATCAGCCCGTTCGGCCTGATGATGGTGCTGGCGTTCCTGGCTTCCTGGGCGGTACTGAGGTGGGGGCTTCGCCGGCTCGAGCTGGGCGACGAGGAAGACTCCAGCGCCCTGCTCCTGGCCGCCGGCATCGGCGGCATCGGCGGTGCCAAGATCTACTACGCGATTCTCTACGGCGACTGGCATCTGCTCTTCGATCGCTCCGGACTGGTTTGGTACGGCGCCTTGATTGGAGGGGCCGTGGCCGTGCTCTGGACGATCCGGCGCCGCAAGCTGGCGGCCTGGCCGGTGACTGATGTCGCCGGGCCGACGGTGGCGATTGGCTATGCGGTGGGGCGAGTGGGTTGTTTCCTGGTGGGAGACGACTACGGTTTTCCCACGGACCTTCCCTGGGGAGTGAAGTTCCCTTACGGTCTGCCCGCGCCGACCACAGCGGGTTTCATGCGCAGCGAGTACGGTGCGGTGATTTCGGACGGTGTCACGGCCAACGAGCTGATCGCCGTGCATCCAACTCAGCTCTATGAGACCTTGGCAGGCCTGATCATCTGTGTTCTGGGCATCACACTGATCAAGAAGCGCATACCGGTTGGCCGGGTGGCCATCATCTCGTTTGGTCTCCTGGCTCTCGAGCGTTTCGGAGTCGAGTTCTTGCGAGCCAAGGACGACCGGATCTTGGACGGTTTTACGGTAGCGCAGGTCCTGAGTGTCGCTGTGATCCTGGTTCTGGGAGGCTTGTGGCTGGTGCTCAGACGCAGAGACGCCCGCCTCGCGACCGAAGCGCCTCGATGA
- a CDS encoding pyridoxal phosphate-dependent aminotransferase — MPVSRLSGIAGIGVDRMGDLADRTADPELLRLENLDTDLRPPPGVVEATRAAAERDDANSYLPFLGADDLRQAAADLVSRSVGAVYEWRKSVVISAGGLNGILNVLLAVLEPGDEVVLTDPIYVGLLNRVRLAGGVPRLARCEIRDGIWRLSHSSLASAVTARTRAFLMMSPAMPSGAVLTREDWDAVCAACRDAGAWMIYNSAMERILFDGLEPLHPASLAGMVDRTITVGTVSKEYRMIGWRVGWIVAPPAIVNDIGLVNISNVVCNVGIAQRAAAVALRAPDSDLAAATTAWQERRDVILDELTGYDVVKPLGGWSMLMDVGEFGMSATEASARLLERGKVAATPMTGWGGSRSDRLLRLVYSNEPPHRLKGLTARFDAALR, encoded by the coding sequence GTGCCTGTAAGTCGTCTCTCCGGTATAGCCGGAATCGGCGTCGATCGGATGGGCGATCTGGCCGATCGGACAGCCGACCCGGAGCTCCTGCGCCTGGAGAACCTCGACACCGACCTGCGCCCGCCGCCGGGTGTGGTGGAGGCCACCCGGGCGGCTGCGGAACGAGACGATGCCAATAGCTATCTCCCGTTTCTCGGGGCCGACGACCTGCGCCAGGCCGCGGCCGACCTGGTATCGAGAAGCGTGGGTGCGGTCTACGAGTGGAGGAAGTCCGTCGTGATCTCGGCCGGCGGATTGAACGGCATTCTCAACGTCCTTCTGGCGGTTCTCGAGCCGGGCGACGAAGTTGTCCTTACCGACCCGATCTACGTCGGCCTCCTCAATCGGGTACGCCTTGCCGGTGGCGTTCCGCGATTGGCTCGCTGCGAGATCCGCGACGGCATCTGGCGCCTGAGTCATTCCAGCCTGGCGTCGGCGGTAACCGCGCGCACCCGAGCGTTCCTGATGATGAGCCCCGCCATGCCCTCCGGTGCCGTGCTCACTCGAGAGGACTGGGACGCCGTCTGCGCCGCCTGCCGCGATGCCGGAGCCTGGATGATCTACAACAGCGCCATGGAGCGCATTCTCTTCGACGGGCTCGAGCCGCTGCACCCGGCCTCGCTCGCCGGGATGGTTGATCGGACGATCACCGTGGGGACCGTGTCGAAGGAGTACCGAATGATCGGCTGGCGCGTGGGCTGGATCGTCGCTCCCCCGGCGATCGTCAACGACATCGGCTTGGTCAACATCTCGAACGTCGTCTGCAACGTCGGTATCGCCCAGCGCGCAGCCGCCGTGGCTCTCCGTGCCCCGGACTCGGATCTCGCGGCCGCCACGACCGCGTGGCAGGAGCGTCGCGACGTGATTCTCGACGAGCTGACGGGTTATGACGTCGTCAAACCGCTCGGAGGATGGTCGATGCTGATGGATGTCGGCGAGTTCGGGATGAGCGCCACCGAGGCCTCCGCCCGCCTCCTGGAAAGAGGCAAGGTCGCGGCCACGCCGATGACCGGCTGGGGCGGAAGCCGAAGCGATCGACTCCTGCGCCTGGTCTATTCGAACGAGCCGCCCCATCGCCTCAAAGGTCTCACCGCTCGATTCGACGCCGCGCTTCGCTGA
- a CDS encoding aminotransferase class V-fold PLP-dependent enzyme codes for MPDRRSALEPTPEEMREMTRLATDRIVAHIESLPSLPSLETAGGRELAASLVEDAPEFGTSPRELLELIFERVTPTSFTNPGPGFMAYIPGGGLFESALADFIAGGINRYVTVWAAAPGLVQLEVNVINWFCRMLGYAECAGGFLSSGGSLANFSAIFTARRERLSEDFLDGTIYVSNQIHHSVRRAATLAGFPTSAVRDVAVDEDRRIKVRDLEELISADRTRGRKPFLVVGSVGTTNTGAVDDLEALADIAERERLWLHLDAAYGGFFALTERGRRSMAGIERADSITLDPHKGLFLPYGTGCLLVRDVATLRRAHTVQADYMPPMQDSDELVDFCEISPELSRDYRGLRIWLPLKIHGLESFRKALDEKLDLTQWAYGELQTIEGIEIVAAPQLSVVAFRLAPSNLEEEDLDRLNRELIRRINDRKRVFLTGTLLDGRFVIRICVLSFRTHRDRMEMCLDDIRNSVSELLAENKLPSRSIG; via the coding sequence ATGCCCGACCGGCGGAGCGCCCTGGAACCGACTCCCGAGGAGATGCGCGAGATGACTCGCCTCGCGACCGATCGGATCGTCGCTCATATCGAATCGCTACCCTCGCTGCCGTCGCTAGAGACCGCGGGCGGGCGCGAGCTAGCGGCCTCCCTCGTGGAAGATGCCCCCGAATTCGGGACCTCGCCTCGAGAGCTCCTCGAGCTGATCTTCGAGCGCGTCACGCCGACGAGCTTCACCAATCCGGGACCGGGGTTCATGGCCTACATCCCAGGCGGTGGGCTCTTCGAATCGGCGCTCGCCGATTTCATTGCCGGCGGGATCAACCGCTACGTCACGGTCTGGGCGGCCGCACCGGGCTTGGTCCAGCTGGAGGTCAACGTCATCAATTGGTTCTGTCGGATGCTCGGCTACGCCGAGTGCGCCGGTGGCTTCCTGTCGAGCGGTGGTTCCCTGGCGAACTTCTCCGCCATCTTCACCGCGCGACGAGAGCGCCTTTCCGAGGACTTTCTCGACGGCACGATCTACGTTTCGAACCAGATTCACCACTCGGTCAGGCGAGCGGCGACGCTCGCCGGCTTCCCGACGTCGGCCGTGCGCGACGTGGCCGTCGACGAGGACCGACGAATCAAGGTCCGCGATCTGGAAGAGCTGATCTCTGCGGATCGCACTAGGGGACGCAAGCCCTTTTTGGTGGTCGGTAGCGTCGGCACCACCAACACCGGCGCCGTCGACGACCTCGAGGCCCTGGCCGACATCGCCGAGCGGGAACGGCTCTGGCTCCACCTCGACGCGGCCTACGGGGGTTTCTTCGCCCTGACGGAGCGGGGTCGTCGAAGCATGGCAGGCATCGAACGCGCCGACTCGATTACCCTTGATCCCCACAAGGGGCTCTTTCTGCCCTACGGGACCGGCTGCCTGCTGGTCAGGGACGTCGCCACCCTGAGGCGCGCGCACACGGTTCAGGCGGACTACATGCCGCCGATGCAGGACTCGGACGAGCTGGTGGATTTCTGCGAGATCTCGCCCGAACTGTCTCGTGACTACCGGGGCTTGCGGATATGGCTGCCGCTCAAGATTCACGGCCTGGAGAGCTTCCGGAAAGCACTGGACGAGAAGCTCGACCTGACGCAGTGGGCCTATGGCGAGCTTCAGACCATCGAGGGCATCGAGATCGTGGCGGCGCCACAGCTGTCGGTGGTCGCCTTCAGGCTGGCTCCTTCGAACCTCGAAGAGGAGGATCTCGATCGGCTCAATCGCGAGCTCATCCGGCGGATCAACGATCGCAAGCGGGTTTTTCTAACCGGGACCCTGCTCGACGGCCGCTTCGTCATTCGGATCTGTGTGCTGAGTTTTAGAACCCACCGCGACCGTATGGAGATGTGCCTAGACGATATTCGAAACTCCGTGAGTGAGCTCCTCGCTGAGAACAAGCTCCCATCCCGATCGATCGGCTGA